The following coding sequences are from one bacterium SCSIO 12741 window:
- a CDS encoding MBL fold metallo-hydrolase: protein MRMTFLGTGTSQGIPVIGSTHPVCLSDDPKDTRLRSSVWIEVDGRSWVIDTGPDFRQQMLTHKVPKLDAILFTHEHRDHTAGFDDVRPYNFMQKRPMEIYAQPRVCEALKRDFAYVFAANRYPGAPSANLHELDGSPFQLDGIEVTPIEVMHMNLPVLGYRIGDLTYITDAKTITSEEKEKIKGSKVLVLNSLRIEEHYSHLNLEEALALVEELKPERAYFTHISHLLGFHREVSAELPENVYLAYDGLTVTI from the coding sequence ATGAGAATGACCTTTTTAGGCACCGGAACCTCTCAAGGTATTCCGGTAATAGGGAGCACTCATCCGGTTTGTCTCAGTGACGATCCCAAAGATACCCGCCTAAGGAGTTCCGTATGGATTGAGGTAGATGGCCGCTCTTGGGTAATTGACACCGGACCCGATTTTCGGCAGCAAATGCTGACCCATAAGGTTCCTAAGCTGGATGCTATTTTATTTACCCATGAGCACCGGGATCATACGGCTGGTTTTGATGATGTGAGGCCATACAATTTCATGCAGAAGAGACCGATGGAGATCTATGCTCAGCCCAGGGTCTGTGAAGCCTTGAAACGAGATTTTGCCTATGTATTTGCCGCGAATCGTTATCCAGGTGCACCCAGTGCAAACTTGCATGAGTTGGACGGGTCTCCCTTTCAGTTAGACGGAATAGAGGTGACGCCTATTGAGGTGATGCACATGAATTTACCTGTGTTGGGCTATCGTATTGGTGATTTGACCTACATCACCGATGCAAAAACCATTACATCAGAGGAGAAGGAAAAAATCAAAGGGAGCAAAGTATTGGTTTTGAACTCCTTGAGAATTGAGGAGCATTATTCCCATTTGAACCTGGAAGAGGCATTGGCTTTGGTGGAGGAGTTAAAACCAGAGCGTGCCTACTTTACCCACATATCGCATTTGCTTGGTTTTCACCGGGAGGTGTCGGCTGAGTTGCCTGAAAACGTATATTTAGCCTACGATGGCTTAACTGTAACTATTTGA
- a CDS encoding glycosyltransferase family 39 protein, producing MISSSWADKWNLKPLTALLILATIPRLVSMLFSQGYGMHDDHFLIIEAAQSWLDGKDYNAWLPQNRPDATPTGHSWFYVGLHYYFFMFLESIGITAPAAKMFLVRIIHGFYSLLLIPPFYRLVKKYGGEERAWNATLIMALLWFLPILSVRNLVELVCVPPLMWAFWLLLKEDKQPLKHVIFAGFLVGVAMALRFQIILYAGGIGLVLLFQKKIGKAVLFGIALLVALFFTQIGDLFLWGRPFAEITEYIMYNFRNSETYFNRPWYMYFGTLAGLLLPPLSVALMFGYGRMVRKYVMLAVPSLIFFAFHSYFPNKQERFIVPFIPFLILLGYLGWTEWIESPGRKEIWKKVHKFSWTMFWVLNGILLLAVTPASTKKSRVEVMTILGEQPNFNGAIVERSIEYSTFLLPVFYAHDTSWNSVFYITKSNYDEEAAIILNRPIDQRAKYLVMFEPDELDSRLVRFEQTFSAKLTPIAEVESSYLDRLLHWLNPNNDNEKGFIYKIEYQR from the coding sequence ATGATAAGTAGTAGTTGGGCTGATAAATGGAACCTGAAACCCTTGACCGCTTTGTTAATTCTGGCGACCATACCGAGGCTGGTTTCTATGTTGTTTTCTCAAGGGTACGGCATGCATGATGATCACTTTCTGATCATTGAAGCTGCCCAAAGTTGGTTAGATGGAAAGGATTACAACGCCTGGCTTCCTCAAAACAGACCCGATGCCACACCTACAGGTCACTCCTGGTTTTATGTAGGGCTTCATTACTACTTCTTCATGTTTTTGGAATCCATAGGCATTACCGCCCCAGCGGCTAAAATGTTTCTGGTTAGAATTATTCATGGATTCTATTCCTTACTGCTCATTCCTCCTTTCTACCGTTTGGTGAAAAAATACGGTGGCGAAGAACGTGCTTGGAATGCGACTTTGATCATGGCCCTGTTGTGGTTTTTACCCATTTTGAGCGTTCGGAACTTGGTGGAGTTGGTTTGTGTGCCGCCGTTGATGTGGGCGTTTTGGCTGCTACTCAAGGAAGATAAGCAACCCCTAAAGCATGTGATTTTTGCCGGATTTCTGGTCGGTGTTGCCATGGCATTGCGCTTTCAGATTATTCTGTATGCAGGAGGTATTGGCTTAGTATTGCTGTTTCAAAAGAAGATTGGCAAGGCCGTTCTGTTTGGAATAGCTCTGTTAGTGGCTTTATTCTTTACCCAAATTGGTGACCTCTTTTTGTGGGGAAGGCCTTTTGCTGAGATTACGGAGTACATCATGTACAATTTCAGGAACTCAGAGACCTATTTTAACCGGCCATGGTACATGTACTTTGGAACTCTGGCAGGTCTGCTGCTGCCACCTTTAAGTGTGGCTTTGATGTTTGGTTACGGACGAATGGTTAGAAAATACGTGATGCTGGCCGTTCCGAGTTTAATCTTTTTTGCCTTTCACAGCTACTTTCCCAATAAGCAAGAGCGGTTTATTGTTCCATTTATTCCCTTCTTGATTCTTTTGGGATACCTGGGGTGGACGGAATGGATTGAATCGCCAGGAAGAAAAGAGATTTGGAAAAAGGTACACAAGTTTTCCTGGACCATGTTTTGGGTGCTCAACGGTATTCTGTTGTTAGCTGTTACCCCTGCCAGTACCAAGAAAAGTAGGGTAGAGGTAATGACGATTTTAGGCGAACAACCCAATTTCAACGGTGCCATTGTAGAGCGCTCCATCGAATACAGCACCTTTCTATTGCCCGTATTCTATGCACATGACACTTCCTGGAATAGCGTATTCTACATCACCAAATCCAACTACGACGAAGAGGCTGCCATCATTTTGAATCGCCCAATAGATCAACGAGCCAAGTACCTGGTCATGTTCGAACCCGATGAATTAGATAGTCGATTGGTGCGTTTCGAGCAAACCTTTAGTGCGAAGCTTACCCCAATTGCCGAAGTAGAATCCAGCTATTTGGATCGATTGCTACATTGGCTCAATCCGAACAACGACAACGAAAAAGGATTCATTTACAAAATTGAATACCAACGATGA
- a CDS encoding MBOAT family protein, protein MLFNSYEFIFVFLPIAVGVYFILGRLSASFSKAWLVLASLGFYAWWKPDFLIVLLFSLFFNYALGRQLVIKRSKPLLILGIVVNLALLGVFKYTDFVLTNINFLNLLPEPLPLTHWILPLAISFFTFQQIAYLVDSYKRVTRESSFLNYALFVTFFPQLIAGPIVHHLEMMPQFAQSWVNRIRWDNIAKGSYIFSIGLAKKVLIADNFARLATVGFDQLPVLSFEDAWVSSLSYTLQLYFDFSGYTDMAIGLAWMFNIKLPFNFNSPYRAVDIQDFWKRWHMTLSRFLRDYLYIPMGGNRSGEGKTYRNLFLTFLLGGIWHGAGWTFVIWGVLHGIATVIHRLWTKVGVRLPNPIAWLITFLFVHIAWVFFRATSVDDALKVFKGMLGQTGMGFSWQLSHVNAFPIDPGLCIVLALAFIWLVPNTNKLAESFRPTWYRLAFQVATFSAVIMSLNEISEFIYFGF, encoded by the coding sequence GTGCTTTTTAACTCCTACGAATTCATTTTTGTTTTCCTTCCCATTGCGGTAGGAGTCTATTTTATTCTCGGTCGATTATCGGCCTCTTTTTCCAAAGCTTGGTTGGTGTTGGCCTCCTTGGGCTTTTATGCCTGGTGGAAGCCTGACTTTCTCATCGTTCTGCTGTTTTCCCTGTTCTTTAATTATGCTTTGGGGCGGCAATTGGTGATTAAGCGATCCAAACCATTGCTCATTCTTGGTATCGTCGTTAACCTGGCTTTGTTGGGTGTTTTTAAGTACACTGATTTTGTACTTACCAATATCAATTTTCTGAATCTATTGCCGGAGCCTTTACCACTCACGCATTGGATTCTGCCCCTGGCTATCAGCTTCTTTACCTTTCAGCAAATTGCCTATTTGGTGGATTCATACAAAAGGGTAACACGGGAATCATCCTTTCTCAATTATGCCCTTTTTGTCACCTTTTTCCCTCAACTCATCGCAGGCCCCATCGTCCATCATTTGGAGATGATGCCTCAATTTGCCCAGTCATGGGTTAATCGCATTCGTTGGGACAACATTGCTAAGGGGAGTTATATCTTCTCTATTGGTTTGGCCAAGAAAGTTTTGATTGCCGACAATTTTGCCCGGCTCGCCACAGTGGGTTTCGATCAACTGCCCGTGTTGAGTTTTGAGGATGCCTGGGTAAGCAGCCTTTCCTACACCTTGCAGCTCTACTTTGATTTTAGTGGTTATACGGACATGGCCATTGGTCTTGCCTGGATGTTTAACATTAAACTTCCCTTCAATTTCAATTCACCTTACCGGGCGGTTGATATTCAGGATTTCTGGAAACGCTGGCACATGACTCTGAGCCGCTTTCTTAGAGATTACCTATACATTCCCATGGGAGGGAATCGCTCCGGAGAAGGGAAGACCTACCGCAACCTGTTTCTCACTTTTTTGTTAGGTGGTATTTGGCATGGCGCAGGGTGGACCTTTGTCATTTGGGGTGTTCTGCATGGAATTGCAACAGTGATTCATCGACTTTGGACAAAGGTGGGCGTTCGGCTTCCTAACCCAATAGCCTGGCTGATCACCTTTTTGTTTGTTCATATAGCTTGGGTCTTTTTCCGAGCTACGAGCGTTGATGATGCCTTGAAGGTATTTAAGGGAATGCTTGGACAAACGGGAATGGGTTTTTCCTGGCAGCTATCTCATGTCAATGCTTTTCCCATTGATCCGGGTTTATGTATTGTTTTGGCGCTTGCCTTTATCTGGCTTGTGCCCAACACCAATAAGCTGGCCGAGTCATTCCGTCCTACCTGGTATCGTTTGGCTTTTCAAGTGGCCACGTTTTCAGCGGTGATCATGAGTTTAAATGAAATTTCAGAATTTATTTATTTCGGATTTTGA
- the glmM gene encoding phosphoglucosamine mutase, with amino-acid sequence MTLIKSISGIRGTIGGAPGEGLTPPDIVKFASAFGTWVKDRNADKRLKIIIGRDARISGNMVSRLVTGSLQGLGIDVVDLGLTTTPTVEVAVEMENADAGIILTASHNPKQWNALKLLNEKGEFISAKDGAEVLAIAEKEDYQFADVKDIGSYTQDDSYLEKHIESILALPLVDVEAIRKKNFRIVVDAVNSTGGIYVPAMLKALGVTEVHELHCEPTGHFAHNPEPLPENLTEISSMVTKYDAHLGIVVDPDVDRLALVCEDGEMFGEEYTLVAVADYILGHTPGNTVSNLSSTRALRDITTKHGQSYEASAVGEVNVVEKMKSIDAVIGGEGNGGIIYPELHYGRDALVGIALFLTHLAKSNKTASILKATYPNYHISKNKIELTPEIDVDRVLVEIEKKYKKYPVNKIDGVKIDFDNEWVHLRKSNTEPIIRIYTESENLNTANNLANKIISDIKEIIK; translated from the coding sequence ATGACACTGATAAAATCAATTTCAGGAATTCGCGGCACCATCGGGGGTGCACCAGGCGAAGGATTGACCCCTCCCGATATTGTAAAATTTGCTTCTGCGTTTGGTACCTGGGTTAAGGATAGAAATGCCGATAAGCGACTGAAGATCATCATAGGACGTGACGCCCGGATTTCCGGAAATATGGTTAGCCGATTGGTTACCGGATCTCTTCAGGGATTGGGCATAGACGTAGTAGACCTTGGACTAACCACCACGCCAACTGTAGAAGTGGCAGTGGAGATGGAAAATGCCGATGCCGGAATCATTCTTACGGCAAGTCATAATCCGAAGCAATGGAATGCGCTAAAACTTTTGAACGAAAAAGGTGAATTCATCAGTGCTAAGGATGGTGCAGAGGTTTTAGCCATTGCTGAAAAAGAAGACTATCAATTTGCTGATGTAAAAGACATCGGTTCTTATACCCAGGATGACTCTTACCTGGAAAAACATATTGAAAGTATTTTGGCTCTACCCTTGGTAGATGTTGAAGCTATTCGCAAAAAGAATTTCCGCATTGTAGTTGATGCTGTGAATTCAACCGGTGGAATATATGTTCCGGCTATGCTTAAGGCCTTAGGCGTTACAGAGGTTCATGAGCTGCATTGCGAACCTACAGGACACTTTGCTCATAATCCAGAGCCGCTTCCCGAAAACCTAACGGAGATTTCTTCCATGGTGACGAAGTATGATGCCCACTTGGGTATTGTCGTGGACCCAGATGTTGATCGTCTCGCCTTGGTTTGCGAAGACGGTGAAATGTTTGGAGAGGAATACACCCTGGTTGCTGTTGCGGATTACATTTTGGGACATACTCCCGGAAATACCGTTTCCAACCTATCATCCACTCGTGCTTTGAGAGACATTACCACCAAACACGGTCAGAGCTATGAAGCTTCAGCTGTGGGTGAAGTAAATGTAGTGGAGAAGATGAAGTCCATCGACGCGGTAATTGGTGGAGAAGGGAATGGCGGAATCATTTACCCGGAATTGCACTACGGTCGTGATGCTTTGGTTGGAATCGCTTTGTTCCTTACCCATTTGGCCAAGTCCAATAAAACGGCTTCAATTCTAAAAGCGACTTACCCGAACTACCATATTTCCAAAAACAAAATCGAGCTCACTCCAGAGATTGATGTAGATCGGGTATTGGTAGAGATTGAGAAGAAGTATAAAAAGTACCCTGTTAACAAGATTGACGGCGTAAAAATTGACTTCGACAACGAGTGGGTACATTTGAGAAAATCAAATACAGAACCCATCATTCGGATTTACACAGAAAGTGAAAACCTGAATACGGCCAACAACCTGGCTAATAAAATTATTAGTGATATTAAGGAGATTATTAAATGA